A region of the Sphingobium sp. HWE2-09 genome:
CATATCCTGCGCGCCACCATCTGGCTGGCGGACATGGCCGACTTCGCGGAAATGAACGCGGTATGGGACGCCTGGATCGCCGACGTCGCCGCCCCCACCCGCGCGACCGGCGAAGCGAAGCTGGCGACGCCCGACTATAAGGTGGAAATTATCATCACCGCCGCGCGCGCCTGATCCTGCGTCATGCGGCCCGCCCTATCGCGCCGGGACGAACATGAAGTGGTAGGTCGGCGCTTTGTAGGTGAAGTCCGGCGTCAGAGCACAATCCTGCGGCGCCTGGCCATAGGCGGCCAGATCGATGCAGCGCATGGCCGATGCGATATTTGTCATCAGCGCGACCCGACCGACGCCGGTCGCGCGCTCGCTGCCACTGCCGCCTTTTGACTTGGCCGACGTCGCGATCTCCTGGTCGAAAATGCGCTGGCCATTGTCGATGCGGGTCAGGCGCCATCCCATGCGAACGGTCGCTTCGCTGGAAAAGGAGATTTTGAACGGCGCATCCATTCCGATCCAGCGAGGGGACAGCCGCACCTTCGCCTGCGTCTCGTTTGGCGCGAGCAGGTTCAGTTTATCCAGTGTTTCGCGCAGCGCCTTTTCGAAGCTCGACCGCTTGGCCGCGCCCATGATCCCGGCGGTGGCGGATGCGCCAACCACGCCCGGCATGTCGGCCACGGGATCGAGTGCGATGCGGTGATAGAGCGGATGGTCCGGCGCAACCGCCTTGGGCGCGCCGGGCTTGAACGGCAGACCCATGGGGGACAGCGGCACGTCGGCCGCCATGGCGCAGGCAGGGCTGATGGCGATCGCTGCGGCGGCAAAAAGGATGGTGCGCATGAAGCCTGCCTAACCCCATAATCATGCCCATCGGTTACGGGATGTCGTTAATGCCATGCTGGCACTTGGGAAAGCGACCGGTTAAGCCTCCGCCATGGACAGCCCCCCTCTCTATTGCCGGATCGGCATCATCGGCGCCGGCCGTGTCGCCAGCGCCATGGCGTACGCGCTGTACCGCCATTCGGCCGCTCCGCTGCTGGTGTGGGGACGCGATCCTGTTAGGCGGGAGGCACTGGTTGCGACCGTCGCCCACAGCAGCGCCACCCCTGACCTGGCGACCCTCGCCGCAACCTGTGACCTGATCCTGATCGCGGTGTCGGATGACGTCATCGCCGCCATGGCGACGGACCTCGCCACCCTTTTGCCCGATGATGCCGCTCCCCTCATCCTCCATGTGAGCGGCCGCAGCGGCGCGACGATCCTCGCGCCGTTGGCGCAACGCGGCGCGCTGACGGCGGCGGTGCATCCCGCCATGACCTTCACCGGCGACGCCACGCAGGAAGTCGCCCGCATGGTCGGCGCGCCCTTCGTCATCACCGCCCCAACTCCTCCCGCGATCGCCGCCGCTCACGCCTTCGTCGCGCTGCTCGGCGGCGTGGCGGAGGAGGTGGCGGAGGCACAGCGCCCGCTCTATCACGCCGCCCTGTGCCACGCGGCCAATCATCTGGTGACGCTGATCGCAGGCGCGTGCGATGCGCTGGCGGCGGCAGGGGTGGCCAATCCACCCGCCTTGCTCGGCCCGCTGGTGCACGCTGCGCTAAACAACAGCCTGGATCGGGGCATGGCGGCCTTGTCCGGCCCGCTCATCCGGGGCGACGGCGACACCATCCGCAACCATCTGGCCGCCCTCTCGGCCGATTGCCCGCAGCTGCTGCAACCCTATCGCGCCATGGCGACCGCCACGCTCGACGCACTGGAACGATCGGGCCAACAGACCTCTACCGAACTCAGGCAGGATCTGGCCTGATCATCGGGCCGGTCCGACAGCGTGCATCCTCTCTTGAAGGACGCGCCGCTGCCAAGCTATGCCATGTCGATCGCAAAAAAGGATAGATGGGTGGCCAAATCGCCGACGACGATGCAGGGCAAGGCGAGCGGGCGGGGGAGCGAGGCGGAGGAAACCCGCCTCAATATCCTGAACATCGCCACGCTGGAGTTCGCCGACAAGGGTCTGAGCGGTGCGCGCATCGATGAGATCGCCGAACGCACCGACGCATCCAAGCGGATGATCTATTATTATTTCGGCAGCAAGGAAGGGCTGTACCGCGCGGTCCTGGAACGCGCCTACACCGCGGTGCGCGAAATCGATGCCGACAATACGCGCAGCGACCTGGCCCCCGACGCCGCCCTGCGCGACGTGGTCGGCGCGACCTTCGACTATCATCACCAGCATCCCGAATTCGTCCGGCTGGTCATGAACG
Encoded here:
- a CDS encoding RidA family protein, whose protein sequence is MTITRIETGPRMSEAIVHGDTVYLSGQVGEGDSVTAQTQFALDEIERLLGLAGSSKAHILRATIWLADMADFAEMNAVWDAWIADVAAPTRATGEAKLATPDYKVEIIITAARA
- a CDS encoding Rossmann-like and DUF2520 domain-containing protein, whose protein sequence is MDSPPLYCRIGIIGAGRVASAMAYALYRHSAAPLLVWGRDPVRREALVATVAHSSATPDLATLAATCDLILIAVSDDVIAAMATDLATLLPDDAAPLILHVSGRSGATILAPLAQRGALTAAVHPAMTFTGDATQEVARMVGAPFVITAPTPPAIAAAHAFVALLGGVAEEVAEAQRPLYHAALCHAANHLVTLIAGACDALAAAGVANPPALLGPLVHAALNNSLDRGMAALSGPLIRGDGDTIRNHLAALSADCPQLLQPYRAMATATLDALERSGQQTSTELRQDLA
- a CDS encoding TetR family transcriptional regulator — encoded protein: MAKSPTTMQGKASGRGSEAEETRLNILNIATLEFADKGLSGARIDEIAERTDASKRMIYYYFGSKEGLYRAVLERAYTAVREIDADNTRSDLAPDAALRDVVGATFDYHHQHPEFVRLVMNENILRGAHIGEIPGIRERNRKVVEQLRNILSRGVDSDHFREGIDPLELHMTISALCFYNVSNRYTVSYGFERDVTAPKVLARRRGNVIDIIESWCRR